Proteins from a genomic interval of Meiothermus sp.:
- a CDS encoding aspartate aminotransferase family protein: MPHTATIDRNKVRALMQAEQQRFSEQHPHSQALYQRAQHSLLAGVPMHWMTRWPGGFPIFVAEARGATFRDVDGHEYIDLCLGDTGAMTGHSPAAALPAIAEQLHKGITTMLPSENAFWVAEELQRRFGLKYWQFALSATDANRFALRLARAITARPRVLVFHGCYHGTVDEAYAWLVEGKPASRPGNIGPQVDPTLTTKVVEWNDPEALEEALRPGDVAAVLAEPVMTNVGIVQPAPGFHQTLRELTRRYGTLLILDETHTLSAGPGGYTRAHGLEPDMLTVGKPLGSGIPSAAYGFSEEVGQRAQAVIQPPYADTGGIGGTLAANALSLAAMRATLEHVLTEAAYQHMIALGRQLEAEVQEVMTRYRLPWHVTRVGCRVEYLFRPNPAQNGSEALAGQDPDLDPFIHLFMLNRGILLTPFHNMTLISPETTAAQVRRHTEVFEEAVRALIG; encoded by the coding sequence ATGCCCCACACCGCAACCATAGACCGCAACAAAGTCAGGGCCTTGATGCAAGCCGAGCAGCAGCGCTTTTCCGAGCAGCACCCGCATTCGCAGGCGCTCTACCAGCGCGCCCAGCACTCTCTCCTCGCGGGCGTGCCCATGCACTGGATGACCCGCTGGCCGGGGGGCTTCCCCATCTTTGTGGCTGAGGCCAGGGGTGCTACTTTCCGCGATGTGGACGGGCACGAATACATTGACCTCTGCCTGGGCGACACCGGGGCCATGACCGGCCACTCCCCCGCCGCCGCGCTACCAGCCATTGCCGAACAGCTCCACAAGGGCATCACCACCATGCTGCCCAGCGAAAACGCCTTCTGGGTGGCCGAGGAGTTGCAGCGCCGCTTTGGCCTGAAATACTGGCAGTTTGCCCTCTCGGCCACCGATGCCAACCGCTTTGCCCTCCGGCTGGCGCGGGCCATCACCGCCCGGCCCAGGGTGCTGGTCTTCCACGGCTGCTACCACGGCACCGTGGACGAGGCCTATGCCTGGCTGGTAGAGGGCAAACCCGCCAGCCGCCCCGGCAACATCGGGCCGCAGGTAGACCCCACCCTCACCACCAAGGTGGTGGAATGGAACGACCCGGAGGCCCTGGAAGAAGCCTTGCGCCCCGGCGACGTGGCAGCGGTGCTGGCCGAGCCGGTGATGACCAACGTGGGCATCGTGCAGCCTGCCCCCGGCTTTCATCAGACCCTGCGCGAGCTCACCCGCCGCTACGGCACGCTTTTGATTCTGGACGAGACCCACACCCTCTCGGCGGGGCCGGGCGGCTATACCCGCGCCCACGGCCTCGAGCCCGACATGCTTACGGTGGGCAAGCCCCTGGGCAGCGGCATTCCCAGCGCCGCCTACGGCTTTAGCGAGGAAGTGGGCCAGCGGGCCCAGGCGGTCATCCAGCCCCCCTACGCCGATACCGGCGGGATTGGCGGCACCCTGGCGGCCAACGCCCTCTCGCTGGCGGCCATGCGGGCCACCCTCGAGCACGTCCTGACCGAGGCCGCCTACCAGCACATGATCGCCCTGGGAAGGCAGCTCGAGGCCGAGGTGCAGGAGGTGATGACGCGCTACCGCCTGCCCTGGCACGTCACCCGCGTAGGCTGCCGGGTCGAGTACCTCTTCCGCCCCAACCCCGCCCAAAACGGCAGCGAGGCCCTGGCCGGCCAGGACCCCGACCTCGACCCCTTCATCCACCTCTTCATGCTGAACCGCGGCATCCTGCTCACCCCCTTCCACAACATGACCCTGATCTCGCCCGAGACCACCGCGGCCCAGGTGCGGCGGCATACCGAGGTGTTCGAGGAGGCGGTTAGGGCGCTTATCGGGTAG